A genome region from Dehalococcoidia bacterium includes the following:
- a CDS encoding aldo/keto reductase — translation MEQRDLGLTGLRVSALGYGCGAVGGLMVRGDPDEQRRAVARAIEAGINYFDTAPLYGNGRSEENLGRVLGELGAGDRVVIGTKVRLSRDDLAAPLAAVRRSIEQSLRRLGRDHVDLLQLHNPVIEREPGPEDGDALSLATARGPVAAGLKEAVRAGLARHAGFTGLGEVAALSQLPAAGLETVQSYFNLLNPSSAYAGASGGGQDFTGLLESCAGAGLGVIAIRVLAAGALGGTAERPANAGSPGGSLARGSDYATDLARAQALQPLALQSGCEGVPELALRFALTQPGISTALVGYSDFGQLEDALRWAERGALPAAAMDRILALARGQQV, via the coding sequence ATGGAGCAGCGCGATCTCGGCCTCACCGGACTGCGCGTCTCGGCGCTGGGCTACGGCTGCGGCGCCGTGGGCGGGCTGATGGTGCGCGGCGATCCGGACGAGCAACGCCGCGCCGTGGCGCGGGCGATCGAAGCGGGCATCAACTACTTCGACACGGCGCCGCTCTACGGCAACGGCCGCTCCGAAGAAAACCTGGGCCGCGTGCTGGGCGAGCTTGGCGCCGGCGATCGCGTGGTGATCGGGACCAAGGTACGGCTCTCGCGCGACGACCTGGCCGCGCCGCTGGCGGCCGTGCGCCGCTCGATCGAGCAGAGCCTGCGCCGGCTCGGCCGCGACCACGTCGATCTGCTGCAACTGCACAACCCCGTGATCGAGCGCGAGCCGGGACCGGAGGACGGCGACGCGTTGAGCCTGGCCACGGCGCGCGGCCCCGTGGCCGCCGGCCTGAAGGAAGCGGTGCGGGCCGGGCTGGCGCGCCACGCCGGCTTCACGGGACTGGGTGAGGTGGCCGCGCTCAGCCAGTTGCCCGCCGCCGGGCTGGAAACGGTGCAGTCCTACTTCAACCTGCTCAACCCCAGCAGCGCCTACGCCGGCGCCAGCGGCGGCGGGCAGGACTTCACCGGCCTGCTCGAGAGCTGCGCCGGCGCCGGGCTGGGCGTGATCGCCATCCGCGTGCTGGCGGCCGGGGCGCTCGGCGGCACGGCGGAGCGGCCCGCCAATGCCGGTTCACCCGGCGGCTCGCTCGCCCGCGGCAGCGACTACGCCACCGACCTGGCGCGGGCGCAGGCGCTGCAGCCGCTCGCCCTGCAGTCCGGCTGCGAGGGCGTGCCGGAGCTGGCCCTGCGCTTCGCCCTCACACAACCGGGCATCTCCACCGCGCTCGTCGGCTACTCCGACTTCGGCCAGCTCGAGGACGCGTTGCGCTGGGCCGAGCGCGGCGCACTGCCCGCTGCGGCGATGGATCGCATCCTGGCGCTGGCCCGCGGCCAGCAGGTGTAG